TACTGAGGGCGATATGAGCCCCGCGGGCTAACCTGGCTACCCCACCCCGCTACTCTGTCCCCCTACTCATTATTAGTAATTACGAGGTTTTTAAGTATTAGGTGGTCTCTTGACGAGAGACCTGACTACCCCCCATTCAGGACTTACTTCAGGACCCGCGCCGTATATCTTTGACGCCACGACCTCAAGGTCTAGTTCTGTCGGTATGTTTAGCCTCTTAGATATACTCCACGCCTCAGCTAGCGAGTCGGTATCCGATATTGCTTGAGCTAACTTGTTTATCTTCATGACGCTCTCACTCTTGAGGAGGAATGTGATGAGGGTTAAGGCGTTTACGTCTATAGTCCTACTACCCCCTCTTATCTTTTTGCTCCCCAAACAACCTTTAAGTGCTAGGTAAGGCGCCCTACTAGCTTCTGTCTTAACACGATCCATCAAGTCTTCGTAGAAGCTCGCGTGATGTTCCCAAAAACCTATAATGCCAACATATCCTCCTATACTAATCACTTCATTTATCTTTTGCAATACTATGTCTTGAGAGAGCTCACCGTCAGCGCCTAACGCGGTCACACCAACAATCCCCCCGACCTTAGCCGTAGCTGCTAGGGTTATGGAGTCTGTTAGAGGAGACCACAAATTGTCTTCCCAGCCCTCAGCAAGAATATCGCCACCGACGTCTAAGTCAATTAAGACGCTCTCCCCATCTCTCATTAATTCCTTGAAGCACTCGTAAACTCCGCTAACGCCTCTCTCAAGAGTCACTGCAGGAACTTCCCTCTTGAGTTTCTCGGCTACGTAGGCTGTGTGAGGCTTGAAAAAATACTTACCGCGCCCTACGTATGTGTCCTCACTAACCCAAACACATTTACTTAACCTAGCATTTTTAATACTGGCTACAGGCACGGGTCCGGGATAAGGGTCTACAACCCACCTCTCCCATAAAACCCCTAACGGAGAACATTCTTGAACACCTACAACCTCCTCGAGAATCTTACAGAAGACGAAGGCAGATATTACGTCCCCTCCACCACCAGCCCCAACAACCACCACGTTCTTGGCCTCACGCAACTTAGTAACGTAGTTATTGTTCAATTAGCATCCCCGACTGATATATACCAATGCTAAAAACTTTTCTTAATCGATATGAATACCTCGTTACTAATCCACTTCCTGTAGTATTAATGCCTAGGATAATCTTGATAAAACTAGTAGCAGTCTAAGAGAACTAGGAGAAAAGAGAAAGAATAGTGGTTAAGGCTTAAAGTCTTGTATGCAAAAACGCGTTATGATCTAGCTCTCCTGAGGCCGCTTACGAAGAGTCCTATCAGCAGGAAGTCGAGCACTACTGATACAGCTACTATAGTTCCTGCACCGGCTTGATAGAGTGGTGGTAAGTCCGGTACTACAGCGTAAAGCCACCATATGAGGCCTGCCGTAACGGTTATCCAGAGGAAGAGTGCTGGAATCATTATTAGTAGTGAAGTACGTCCTCTAACTTTCTGTATCGCGTACGCCCACAAAGCTACGGTAAGCAGAGCTAGAGCTGCTAGTAGCTGGTTAGTTCCTGCGAAAGCAGGCCAGATGACTGAATATGCGTAAACCTTCCTGTCCAGCTCCGGCACGTATATTTGCGGGTAGGCCATAATAGCTCCAAGCACTACAGGTATGATGGAAGCTACCCACCTATTAGTTAAAACAGCGTAAGCGGCTCTGCTCCTCGGTTGCAACCAGTCAAAAAATTCTCTCCAGGCGAACCTAGCTAGCCTGTTAGACGTGTCTAGCGTCGTCATGACGAAGGAGGCAAGAGCCCACGCAGCAAACGTCCTAAACGTTGTGTAGACAGATATGAAAACTCCTGAACCAAATATTCTTGACCAAGCTACTGCTTGCTCAAGACCATAACCTGTGTAGAATCTCTCCGCGGCTCCCAAGCCTATTATTTCAGGCGTTTTAGTGATGTTAATTCCGGCCTTGAGTAGCGCGTCAGCTACGGGGAGTCCCGTGTTAGCTGCTAGAGTCGCAAAACTCCAGGCAAGTGCCGCCGGCGTAATTACGGCGAGGGAAGAAACAGCTCCCTCAGTAAGCATGCCACCATAACCTACGAGGAGCGCGTCAAGCTCGTTCGCTAACTGCTTTGAAGTAGTTCCTGACCCTACTACTGAGTGGAACCCCGATAACGCGCCGCACGCAATCACTAACGGCACAGTTGGCCAGAAGTAAGCTATGTCCTTGCCGGCAGCTACTCCTACAGCTCCTATTACTAATCCCTTAGCTACGAAACTCGTGAATATAGGGCCGGTAAATAGGAGGTCAGGTATTATTAACGCTCCTATTATTGCTAACGCTACGAAAGTCCAGAGCAGGTAAGCATTTATGTAGTCTCTGGGCTGTAGCAAGTACCATACTGGTAGTGCCGCCGCAATTATAGAGTAGAGTGAGAGCACGACTATCCACGACTCGTATGGCAAGTGTGTCGGGACACTTAATGAGTAGAAGAAAGCTACTATTAGTAGTACTACAGCTATTAGAGTTCCTACCTTAACGCTAACGCCGGTCCTGTATACTAGAAGCCCAAATAGGAGTGCTATAGGCATAAAGATTACTGTTATTGTTGCCGCGGTGGGAACACTCACGAAAGTGGATGAGGCTACGCTTAAGAAAGCTGCTAAGACTAACACGAGTGCAAACCAGACATACGCTAGGAATATATACTTAGCTTTCTTTCCCATTACGTTCTCCCCTATAGTCATGACAGACACTCCACCATGTCTGACGCTAGCCATAATCGATAAGTAGTCGTGTACCGCGCCAATGAATATGTTGCCGAAGAGCACCCATATCAGCGGTAGCCCCCATCCCCACACCATAGCCGTTGCAGGGCCTATGATAGGTCCTGCCCCAGCTATTGAGGCGAAGTGATGTCCGTAGAGTACGTATTTGTTAGCTGGCACGTAATCAATCCCGTCAAACTTCTCGTAAGCCGGGGTTATTCTGTCTGGGCTTGCTCTCGCAACCTTCTTCTCGAGTAGTCTCTTCCCGTAGAAGACGTAGGCTAAACCATACACAACCAGAACGGTAAGCAATATGAGTATTACTGGCACAGCATCCATAACAAACACCCCTAACTCAACTTCCTACCTGTCTTAGCCTCAACTAATTTCTTGAGGTTTGTAGGTACTTCACCGAGCCATAGCGCAGGACCTAAGATAATCAGCAGAAAACCTGTAGAGATCAGTACAGCATCAGGAGCTACCTCACCCTTAACTCCTATGCTTCCCTCTGTTAAGCCTATGTAGAGTATTTCGTAGGCAAATATTATGAGGCTTAGAAAAGTCATCACCAAGCCTAGAGCCTCCTTAGCTTTCACTAAAGAGACACCTCACTTAAATATTAAGGAGGAGAGGTTTATAAGTTTTCTTCATAATCTCACTACTCTTCATGAAAAATTAAGAATGACTAACTTAAGATTGTTGTTTAATTTTTTAAGTTCTCAAAAAGCTTAGACTTGACGCGAGCTTAATCTACGATAGGATGCTGTCTTTACCTAACTTAACAGATTCATACGGATTAAGACTCTCCTGGTCTGGCTGACGAGCCATTTATCACTATGTGTAGATTTCCCTGTGAG
The Zestosphaera sp. DNA segment above includes these coding regions:
- a CDS encoding DUF1152 domain-containing protein, coding for MNNNYVTKLREAKNVVVVGAGGGGDVISAFVFCKILEEVVGVQECSPLGVLWERWVVDPYPGPVPVASIKNARLSKCVWVSEDTYVGRGKYFFKPHTAYVAEKLKREVPAVTLERGVSGVYECFKELMRDGESVLIDLDVGGDILAEGWEDNLWSPLTDSITLAATAKVGGIVGVTALGADGELSQDIVLQKINEVISIGGYVGIIGFWEHHASFYEDLMDRVKTEASRAPYLALKGCLGSKKIRGGSRTIDVNALTLITFLLKSESVMKINKLAQAISDTDSLAEAWSISKRLNIPTELDLEVVASKIYGAGPEVSPEWGVVRSLVKRPPNT
- a CDS encoding carbon starvation protein A, with the translated sequence MDAVPVILILLTVLVVYGLAYVFYGKRLLEKKVARASPDRITPAYEKFDGIDYVPANKYVLYGHHFASIAGAGPIIGPATAMVWGWGLPLIWVLFGNIFIGAVHDYLSIMASVRHGGVSVMTIGENVMGKKAKYIFLAYVWFALVLVLAAFLSVASSTFVSVPTAATITVIFMPIALLFGLLVYRTGVSVKVGTLIAVVLLIVAFFYSLSVPTHLPYESWIVVLSLYSIIAAALPVWYLLQPRDYINAYLLWTFVALAIIGALIIPDLLFTGPIFTSFVAKGLVIGAVGVAAGKDIAYFWPTVPLVIACGALSGFHSVVGSGTTSKQLANELDALLVGYGGMLTEGAVSSLAVITPAALAWSFATLAANTGLPVADALLKAGINITKTPEIIGLGAAERFYTGYGLEQAVAWSRIFGSGVFISVYTTFRTFAAWALASFVMTTLDTSNRLARFAWREFFDWLQPRSRAAYAVLTNRWVASIIPVVLGAIMAYPQIYVPELDRKVYAYSVIWPAFAGTNQLLAALALLTVALWAYAIQKVRGRTSLLIMIPALFLWITVTAGLIWWLYAVVPDLPPLYQAGAGTIVAVSVVLDFLLIGLFVSGLRRARS